Within the Saccharomonospora amisosensis genome, the region TATGTTGATCGTGTCAGGTCCGTACCGGGAGTATGCCGGAAACCGACGGTATGACCCGGCTCACGGAAGGGGATCAGGCCATGAGCTGGAACGACTTCTACCGCAGGCGAGACGTCATGGACGCCGTCCTCAAGCAGGCACGGCGCGACCCACGGGCACCGTTGCCATTCGCCGGGATCAACGGCGCCGAGCAGGCCTTCGACAGCGAGGAGGAACTGCTACTGGCCTTGCACTACCGCTGGATGCAGGCGCTGAGCGGGCACCTGCGGGCGGCTGTCGCGGGGCCGGAGGACACCGCCGACGTGCCGGGCGGCTGGGAGCGCGACCACGTCGAGGCGGTGTCCAAGGCATGGCGGGCGGCCGTTCGCGAACACCCGACGTTGCATGCCGTTCTCGACGCCAACGTCGAGCGATACCCTGCGCTGCGCCCCGCACACGAGGGCGAGCTTCGCATGCTCGCTCTCACGGCGGGGCTCGCGGACCCGGGCGAACCACGCGACGAGGTGGCACGCATCGGCGGCACCCTGGTGGCGCTGCTACGTAGCAAGGGCGCGAGCCCGACCAGGAGTTCCAACCCGGTGAGCGAATGGTTGCGCAGGCTGGCGCCGACCGGATGACGCTGGGGTAGCGGTGCGCGCACGAAGCCGCACACTGTGTTGGCGTGGTGCCAGCAGTTGTAGTTAGCTGTGCGCCATGGCCGAATCGAGCGGGTGGAGCGAGTCCGACATACCCGATCAGACGGGCCGCACCGCGCTCGTCACCGGCGCCAACTCCGGGCTGGGGCTGCGTACCGCCAGGGTGCTCGCCGCAGCGGGTGCCCACGTGCTGCTCGGCTGCCGGTCGACGCGGCGGGGTGAGCGCGCGCTGCACGAGGTCTCAATCCTGGCTCGGACCAAGCCAACACTGGTGACTCTGGACCTCGCAGACCTGGCGAGTGTGCGCAAGGCGGTCGCGAACGTGCGGGAACTCACCGGCGACGCGCTCGACATCCTCGTCAACAACGCCGGGGTGATGGGGACGCCGAAGGGAACCACCGTCGACGGGTTCGAGACCCAGTTCGGCACCAACTACGTCGGGCACGCGGCACTCACCTGGTTGCTCATGCCCGCCCTCCGCGGAGGCACCGACGCCAGGGTGGTCACGGTGTCCAGCCGCTCGGCGATCGCGGCCCGGCTCAACCTCGACGACCCGAACTTCACACGGCGCAGGTACAACGCCGCTACCGCCTACGCGCAGGCAAAGCTGGCCGAGGAAGTGTTCGCCATGGAACTGGACCGGCGGTTGCGCGCGCACGGCGAGCCGGTGTCGAGCCTGGCCGCCCATC harbors:
- a CDS encoding oxidoreductase, giving the protein MAESSGWSESDIPDQTGRTALVTGANSGLGLRTARVLAAAGAHVLLGCRSTRRGERALHEVSILARTKPTLVTLDLADLASVRKAVANVRELTGDALDILVNNAGVMGTPKGTTVDGFETQFGTNYVGHAALTWLLMPALRGGTDARVVTVSSRSAIAARLNLDDPNFTRRRYNAATAYAQAKLAEEVFAMELDRRLRAHGEPVSSLAAHPGYAATGLAQGMARSYPNRTVRRAVEAAGRVAALFGQSIRLGALPQLYAATAPGVSGGDYYGPRGLAGLWGRPGPARPTRAALDPSLGARLWELTARLTGITPDPA